A portion of the Syntrophaceae bacterium genome contains these proteins:
- the larA gene encoding nickel-dependent lactate racemase: MKIEIPYGDTAETIELADGNIEQVIVPNAVQTGDEAKTLRDAIFNPLKSPGIEDFLKSRENILLLVNDATRPTPTGAIMEILYPLLRGKNFKFLIATGSHRAPTEEEYDFIFGKLYGEIKNRVHVHDAKKSACYSLGRTRHGNDLMLNALVREADAIIPIGSIEPHYFAGYTGGRKCFMPGVASYDCITANHRLAISPAAQAMVLKGNPVAEELDDAEQLLEKLNIFAIMTVLDGEHRVYAAAAGDLKESFYSLLPRADEVFVVPIKRQADIVVTVALEPNDIDLYQSQKALDNGKTALKDGGIIILVSACRSGVGSQAFLDLLSSEPTCKAVIEKLDREYKLGYHKAGKMAEIGVKAKMWAVTPLDASLISKAHMRPFGRVSEALRAALEEKGPGAKVTFIMDGGMTIPRLSAA, encoded by the coding sequence ATGAAGATAGAGATTCCTTACGGGGATACTGCTGAAACGATCGAATTGGCGGACGGCAACATCGAGCAGGTCATCGTGCCCAATGCCGTACAAACCGGTGACGAGGCCAAGACTCTCAGGGACGCCATTTTCAACCCCCTCAAGTCCCCGGGGATCGAGGATTTCCTGAAGTCCCGTGAGAACATCCTCCTGCTCGTCAACGATGCGACCCGCCCCACCCCGACGGGCGCCATCATGGAGATCCTCTACCCCCTGCTCAGGGGCAAGAATTTCAAGTTCCTCATTGCCACGGGCAGCCACCGTGCGCCGACGGAGGAGGAGTACGACTTCATCTTCGGGAAGCTCTATGGGGAGATAAAGAACCGTGTCCATGTTCACGATGCCAAGAAGAGCGCCTGCTACTCTCTCGGCAGGACGAGACACGGCAACGACCTGATGCTGAACGCCCTTGTCCGCGAGGCCGATGCCATTATCCCCATCGGCAGCATCGAGCCGCACTACTTTGCCGGGTACACCGGGGGGCGGAAATGCTTCATGCCGGGAGTGGCGAGCTATGACTGCATCACGGCGAACCACAGGCTGGCCATTTCTCCCGCCGCCCAGGCGATGGTCCTGAAGGGGAACCCCGTTGCGGAGGAGCTCGACGACGCCGAGCAGCTTCTCGAAAAGCTGAACATTTTTGCAATCATGACCGTTCTCGACGGCGAGCATCGCGTCTATGCCGCGGCAGCCGGGGACCTGAAGGAGTCTTTTTACTCGCTGCTGCCCCGCGCCGACGAGGTCTTCGTCGTCCCCATCAAGAGGCAGGCCGACATCGTGGTGACCGTCGCCCTGGAGCCCAACGACATCGATCTCTACCAGTCCCAGAAGGCCCTGGACAACGGCAAGACGGCCCTCAAGGACGGCGGGATCATCATCCTCGTGTCCGCTTGCCGCAGCGGGGTCGGCTCACAGGCCTTCCTGGACCTGCTGAGCTCCGAGCCCACCTGCAAGGCCGTCATCGAAAAGCTCGACCGGGAATACAAGCTCGGCTACCACAAGGCGGGCAAGATGGCCGAGATCGGTGTCAAGGCCAAGATGTGGGCCGTCACCCCCCTGGATGCAAGCCTGATCAGCAAGGCCCACATGCGCCCCTTCGGCCGCGTCTCGGAGGCGCTGCGGGCGGCGCTCGAGGAAAAAGGCCCAGGCGCGAAGGTCACGTTCATCATGGACGGCGGGATGACCATCCCGCGGCTCTCGGCGGCCTAG
- a CDS encoding MgtC/SapB family protein, translating into MNKETLDIFIHLVVAMVAGGLIGLERSYYGRPAGFRTHTLVCMASSLLMIVTIYQRDWFTGAMIETVRVDPTRMAQGIMTGIGFLGAGVIMKEGASIRGLTTAASIWITAAIGILAGVGFYSALVVVTGLTLSTLTLYRLVERQLPMLFYVQNFIRFHRDRAMTDAEIRALMKEHGFKISNMCLAVTNDKQFFDYDLIINTRKEENLVRLSRSLEKNGAVVEFKLCPTSD; encoded by the coding sequence ATGAACAAGGAGACATTGGACATCTTCATTCATCTCGTCGTGGCCATGGTGGCGGGCGGGCTGATCGGGCTCGAGCGAAGCTACTACGGGCGGCCGGCCGGCTTTCGAACCCACACGCTGGTCTGCATGGCCTCGAGCCTGCTGATGATCGTGACCATCTATCAGCGGGACTGGTTCACCGGGGCCATGATCGAAACGGTGCGGGTGGACCCGACACGCATGGCCCAGGGCATTATGACGGGGATCGGGTTCCTCGGGGCCGGTGTCATCATGAAGGAGGGAGCCTCGATCCGCGGGCTGACGACGGCGGCATCGATCTGGATCACCGCGGCGATCGGAATCCTGGCAGGAGTGGGATTTTACAGTGCCCTGGTGGTTGTCACGGGGTTGACCCTGAGCACGCTGACCCTGTACCGGCTCGTGGAGCGGCAGCTCCCCATGCTCTTCTACGTCCAAAACTTCATCCGCTTTCACCGGGACCGGGCGATGACAGACGCAGAGATCCGGGCCCTCATGAAGGAACACGGTTTCAAGATATCGAACATGTGCCTGGCCGTCACCAACGACAAGCAGTTCTTTGACTACGATCTGATCATAAACACCAGAAAGGAGGAGAATCTGGTTCGCCTCAGTCGGAGCCTCGAAAAGAACGGGGCGGTCGTCGAATTCAAACTTTGCCCGACGAGCGACTGA
- a CDS encoding transcriptional repressor produces MYARNPEIRVEEMLAKLKERDFRITPQRLAILKILAESKGHPSVDDIYQTVKVEFPTTSVATVYKTVSLLKELNEVLELSFPDGSNRYDGNNPSPHPHAICVKCRKIMDPELMNIDPLVEEISRKTGYKIYYEELEFFGLCPECQKQN; encoded by the coding sequence ATGTATGCCAGGAATCCCGAAATACGAGTCGAGGAGATGCTTGCCAAGCTGAAGGAACGGGACTTCCGCATAACGCCGCAGCGCCTCGCCATTCTCAAAATACTCGCTGAAAGCAAGGGTCATCCAAGCGTCGATGACATCTATCAGACAGTAAAGGTGGAGTTTCCCACGACAAGCGTGGCGACCGTCTACAAAACCGTATCGCTTCTGAAGGAACTAAACGAGGTCCTCGAGCTCAGCTTCCCCGATGGGAGCAACCGTTACGACGGCAACAACCCCTCACCGCACCCGCACGCGATATGCGTCAAATGCAGGAAGATCATGGATCCCGAGCTGATGAACATCGATCCCCTGGTAGAGGAAATAAGCCGCAAGACGGGATATAAAATATACTACGAGGAGCTTGAATTCTTCGGCCTCTGCCCCGAATGCCAGAAGCAGAATTGA
- the katG gene encoding catalase/peroxidase HPI: MTEDSKCPLTGQAHKPIAGRGTSNRDWWPNQLNLKILHQHSRKSNPMDEGFIYAEEFKKLDLSAVKKDLYALMTDSQDWWPADWGHYGGLMIRMAWHSAGTYRMGDGRGGAGTGSQRLAPLNSWPDNVNLDKARRLLWPIKQKYGRKISWADLMILAGNCALESMGFKTFGFAGGREDVWEPEEDIYWGSEDTWLGDKRYSGDRDLENPLAAVQMGLIYVNPEGPNGNPDPVASGRDVRQTFARMAMNDEETVALVAGGHTFGKCHGAGPASYVGPEPEAAPIEEQGLGWKSSFRSGKGGDTISSGIEGAWKPNPTQWDMGYLKVLFKYEWELVKSPAGAHQWLAKDVAEEDMVVDAHDPSKKRRPMMTTADLSLRFDPIYEPIARRYLQNPKEFADAFARAWFKLTHRDMGPRSRYLGPEVPAEELIWQDPIPAVDHKLINAKDIASLKSKILASGLSVSQLVSTAWASASTFRGSDMRGGANGARIRLAPQKDWEVNEPARLAKVLKTLEKIQKEFNSAQSGGKRVSLADLIVLGGCAGVEQAAKNAGCKVSVPFSPGRMDASQKQTDVASFAVLEPKADGFRNYQKTRYAVSAEEMLVDRAQLLTLTAPEMTVLIGGMRVLNTNYGGTRHGVFTKRPEALTNDFFVNLLDMGTTWAPVSGDGDVFEGRDRKTGALKWTATRADLIFGSNSQLRALAEVYGCADSQEKFLRDFVAAWNKVMNLDRFDLARK; encoded by the coding sequence ATGACTGAAGACAGCAAGTGCCCGCTAACGGGCCAGGCGCATAAACCGATTGCCGGCCGCGGCACGTCGAATCGGGACTGGTGGCCGAACCAGTTGAACCTCAAGATCCTGCATCAGCACTCCCGCAAGAGCAACCCGATGGACGAGGGGTTCATTTATGCCGAGGAATTCAAGAAGCTCGATCTCTCGGCCGTGAAGAAGGATCTCTACGCGCTGATGACCGACTCGCAGGACTGGTGGCCGGCCGACTGGGGTCACTACGGCGGGCTCATGATCCGGATGGCGTGGCACAGCGCGGGCACCTACCGCATGGGTGACGGCCGCGGAGGAGCGGGGACCGGCTCCCAACGCCTGGCTCCCCTCAACAGCTGGCCGGACAACGTGAACCTGGACAAGGCACGCCGTCTTCTCTGGCCGATCAAGCAGAAATACGGCAGGAAAATCTCCTGGGCCGACCTGATGATCCTCGCCGGCAACTGCGCTCTGGAGTCGATGGGATTCAAGACCTTCGGCTTCGCCGGCGGGCGCGAGGACGTCTGGGAACCCGAAGAGGACATCTACTGGGGCAGCGAGGACACCTGGCTCGGCGACAAGCGCTACTCGGGCGACCGCGATCTCGAGAACCCGCTGGCCGCCGTGCAGATGGGCCTGATTTACGTGAACCCCGAGGGGCCGAACGGCAACCCCGATCCGGTCGCGTCGGGCCGTGACGTCCGGCAGACCTTCGCGCGGATGGCGATGAACGACGAGGAGACCGTCGCGCTCGTCGCCGGGGGGCACACCTTCGGCAAATGCCATGGCGCCGGTCCCGCATCTTACGTGGGACCCGAGCCGGAAGCCGCCCCCATCGAAGAGCAGGGTCTCGGCTGGAAGAGCAGCTTCCGCAGCGGCAAGGGCGGCGACACGATCAGCAGCGGCATCGAGGGCGCCTGGAAGCCGAACCCGACCCAATGGGACATGGGCTATCTGAAGGTGCTGTTCAAATACGAGTGGGAGCTGGTCAAGAGCCCGGCCGGGGCGCATCAATGGCTGGCCAAGGACGTGGCCGAGGAGGACATGGTGGTCGATGCGCACGACCCGTCAAAGAAGCGCAGGCCCATGATGACCACGGCGGACCTCTCCCTTCGCTTCGATCCGATCTACGAGCCCATCGCCCGACGATACCTTCAGAACCCGAAGGAATTCGCCGATGCCTTCGCCCGGGCGTGGTTCAAGCTGACCCACCGCGACATGGGTCCCCGCTCGCGCTATCTCGGCCCGGAGGTGCCGGCCGAAGAGCTCATCTGGCAGGACCCCATCCCGGCCGTCGATCACAAGCTGATCAATGCAAAGGACATCGCCTCCCTAAAAAGCAAGATCCTTGCCTCGGGCCTGTCCGTCTCCCAACTGGTCTCGACGGCCTGGGCGTCGGCATCCACGTTCCGCGGCTCCGACATGCGGGGAGGCGCCAATGGGGCTCGCATCCGCCTCGCCCCGCAGAAGGATTGGGAAGTCAACGAGCCGGCGCGGCTGGCGAAGGTGCTCAAGACCCTGGAGAAAATTCAAAAGGAGTTCAACAGCGCTCAGTCCGGCGGCAAGAGAGTGTCCCTCGCCGACCTGATCGTCCTGGGCGGATGCGCCGGTGTTGAACAGGCGGCGAAGAACGCCGGCTGCAAGGTGAGTGTCCCCTTCTCCCCGGGCAGGATGGATGCGTCGCAGAAGCAGACCGACGTGGCCTCGTTTGCCGTCCTCGAGCCGAAGGCGGACGGTTTCCGCAATTACCAGAAGACCCGGTACGCCGTTTCGGCCGAGGAAATGCTGGTCGACCGGGCGCAGCTCCTGACGCTGACCGCGCCGGAGATGACCGTCCTCATCGGCGGCATGCGCGTCCTGAACACCAACTACGGAGGCACGCGGCACGGCGTCTTCACGAAGCGGCCGGAGGCCCTGACCAACGACTTCTTCGTGAATCTGCTCGACATGGGAACGACGTGGGCACCGGTGTCGGGCGATGGGGATGTCTTTGAAGGGCGGGACCGCAAGACGGGTGCGCTCAAGTGGACCGCCACGCGCGCGGATCTGATCTTCGGCTCGAACTCCCAGCTCCGCGCCCTGGCGGAGGTCTACGGGTGTGCCGATTCGCAGGAGAAGTTCCTCCGCGACTTCGTCGCGGCGTGGAACAAGGTCATGAACCTCGACCGTTTCGACCTGGCCCGGAAGTGA
- a CDS encoding pyruvate carboxyltransferase has product MATEYDFWKIFPRMPKKVMIGDITIRDGFQHEEKFISTAAKIFYGQESILAGCRELEVTNLGSPEGIPQFRDAEQVMQAMRSDGFRKRCARAKIDIDKDVTLTCVTIREPAVDRAIEMKKKGYGPDRILMMVSTDPEHHFANSGTTLTQYWREAERCIKKATDAGIKMCGTVSTIWGSPISGATKLEDAVEFTKRWFSIGAFDIEHADHDGSANAADVYRYFSMILDAMPNPEAHLCHLHETKRIASSSILAALQAGICRFEGTFGGLGGQPANFLDDCPVRGTGEYYYKDPRYVGLICLEDLLVQIDELGIEHGYDVDRMLWLGQKMEKTIGRRLRSEAVINGRTEKAGHPRFARPGLKKLIEKEGEKPGQRVPPDWPEKAQLPEKWGPSAPVWKK; this is encoded by the coding sequence ATGGCGACGGAGTACGATTTCTGGAAGATTTTTCCCCGGATGCCGAAGAAGGTCATGATCGGCGACATCACGATCCGCGACGGGTTTCAGCACGAGGAGAAGTTCATCTCCACGGCGGCCAAGATTTTCTACGGCCAGGAGAGCATCCTGGCGGGCTGCAGGGAGCTGGAGGTGACGAACCTGGGCAGCCCCGAGGGGATTCCCCAGTTCCGCGACGCCGAACAGGTGATGCAGGCCATGCGCAGCGACGGGTTCAGGAAGCGCTGCGCCCGGGCGAAGATCGACATCGACAAGGACGTGACCTTGACGTGCGTGACGATCCGCGAGCCGGCGGTGGACCGGGCCATCGAGATGAAGAAGAAGGGCTACGGTCCGGACCGGATTTTGATGATGGTGTCGACGGATCCGGAGCATCACTTTGCCAACTCGGGCACGACGCTGACGCAGTACTGGCGTGAGGCGGAGCGCTGCATCAAGAAGGCGACGGATGCGGGAATCAAGATGTGCGGCACGGTGTCGACGATATGGGGCAGCCCGATCAGCGGGGCGACGAAGCTGGAGGACGCGGTGGAGTTCACGAAGCGGTGGTTCTCGATCGGGGCCTTTGACATCGAGCACGCAGACCATGACGGGTCGGCCAACGCGGCGGACGTGTACCGGTATTTTTCGATGATCCTGGATGCGATGCCGAACCCGGAGGCGCACCTGTGCCACCTGCACGAGACGAAGCGGATCGCCTCGTCGTCGATTTTGGCGGCGCTGCAGGCGGGGATATGCCGGTTCGAGGGGACGTTCGGAGGGCTGGGGGGCCAGCCGGCGAACTTCCTGGACGACTGCCCGGTCCGCGGCACCGGCGAATACTATTACAAGGATCCGCGCTACGTGGGTCTGATCTGCCTGGAGGATCTTCTGGTGCAGATCGACGAGCTGGGGATCGAGCACGGCTACGACGTGGACCGGATGCTGTGGCTGGGCCAGAAGATGGAGAAGACGATCGGCCGCAGGCTGCGCAGCGAGGCGGTGATCAACGGCCGGACGGAGAAGGCGGGGCATCCGCGCTTTGCGCGCCCGGGCCTGAAGAAGCTCATCGAGAAGGAAGGCGAGAAGCCCGGCCAGCGGGTTCCGCCCGATTGGCCCGAGAAGGCGCAGCTGCCCGAGAAGTGGGGCCCGTCGGCGCCCGTTTGGAAGAAGTAG
- the cadA gene encoding cadmium-translocating P-type ATPase translates to MQTIQEKRFRVQNLDCAACAAKIERELLKTEGVEAATLDFANLTLHLRAADLSKALATIMRIEPDVKIETTTQDSKADIDRPTEAGNFRKQVGVIVIAGIIFAVHLFTEDQLHQLPWAWVEYPIVLMAYLLSGWSVFTGALRTLRRGQFFDENVLMVLATVGAMAIHALSEAVGVMLFFKVGELLQDMAVSKSRRSVRGLLAARPNRALLRTASGFKETTPEKVNVGEIILVKPGEKIALDGKVIEGTSQIDTSPLTGEPVPVQIRPGDLVLAGSINKSSALAVQVTKPFEASSIARVLELVESAATRKAATEKFITTFARYYTPAVVAIAAAIALVPPLLMNDAQFSTWIYRALVLLVISCPCALVVSIPLGYFGGIGRASRSGILIKGSMFIDALSKVKTVVFDKTGTLTCGVFTVDRVVTDNGFSSDQVLQMAAAVELHSDHPIGKSIVEAMKSKGLAIDESLVSDHVAIPGKGVKALFDGKIIAVGNDALLHERQLDHGQCVFDSTVAHVVVDDQYAGYILIGDQLKPDAKQAAERLRADGVSKLVMLTGDNACAAASVAKALNLDQFHAELLPEDKVRIFEQILTDTKGDGKVAFVGDGINDAPVLARADVGVAMGALGSDAAIETADVVLMTDAPAKMAEAVGLAKHTRRIVWQNIALAFSVKGVFIFLGAFGMATMWEAVFADMGTALLALLNATRTLHENPALKVKSD, encoded by the coding sequence ATGCAAACCATTCAAGAAAAGAGGTTCCGGGTTCAAAATCTGGATTGCGCCGCCTGCGCGGCCAAGATCGAGCGGGAACTGTTAAAAACCGAAGGCGTTGAAGCGGCGACTTTGGATTTCGCCAACCTTACTTTGCATTTGAGGGCGGCTGATTTATCGAAAGCTCTCGCGACAATCATGCGGATCGAACCCGACGTCAAGATCGAGACCACAACCCAGGATTCGAAAGCGGACATCGACCGGCCAACAGAGGCAGGCAATTTTCGAAAGCAAGTCGGGGTTATCGTCATCGCGGGCATTATTTTTGCGGTTCACCTGTTTACTGAAGACCAATTACACCAACTGCCATGGGCGTGGGTGGAATATCCCATTGTATTAATGGCATATTTGCTGTCCGGATGGAGCGTATTCACAGGTGCGCTGCGGACCTTGAGGCGCGGACAGTTCTTCGATGAGAATGTACTCATGGTCCTTGCCACGGTCGGGGCCATGGCCATTCATGCGTTATCCGAAGCGGTTGGAGTGATGTTGTTTTTCAAGGTCGGCGAACTGCTTCAGGATATGGCGGTTTCCAAGTCTCGACGATCAGTCCGCGGGCTATTGGCGGCTCGACCAAACCGGGCTTTGCTCAGAACCGCAAGCGGTTTTAAGGAAACAACACCCGAGAAAGTGAACGTGGGCGAAATCATCCTGGTCAAGCCCGGCGAGAAAATCGCCCTAGATGGCAAGGTGATTGAAGGAACCTCGCAGATAGACACGTCACCTTTGACCGGCGAACCGGTTCCTGTTCAAATACGTCCGGGAGACCTCGTCCTTGCTGGCAGTATTAACAAGTCCTCGGCGCTCGCGGTTCAAGTCACAAAGCCTTTTGAGGCGTCTTCGATTGCGCGCGTATTGGAACTGGTGGAAAGCGCGGCTACCCGAAAGGCGGCCACTGAAAAGTTCATCACTACTTTTGCCCGTTACTATACACCGGCGGTGGTGGCCATCGCAGCGGCTATTGCCCTGGTTCCGCCACTGCTCATGAATGACGCTCAATTCTCGACCTGGATATATCGCGCCTTGGTTTTACTGGTGATCTCCTGTCCCTGTGCTCTGGTGGTCAGCATCCCGCTCGGTTATTTCGGTGGAATCGGCCGGGCCTCGCGCAGCGGAATCTTGATTAAGGGATCAATGTTTATCGATGCCCTTTCAAAAGTCAAAACAGTGGTCTTTGATAAGACCGGCACCTTGACATGCGGCGTTTTCACGGTGGATCGGGTCGTGACCGACAATGGATTTTCATCTGATCAGGTGCTGCAAATGGCCGCTGCGGTGGAGCTGCACTCCGATCATCCCATCGGCAAATCCATCGTAGAAGCGATGAAGAGCAAAGGACTTGCTATCGATGAATCGCTGGTAAGCGACCACGTTGCCATTCCCGGAAAAGGGGTAAAAGCTCTCTTTGACGGAAAAATTATCGCCGTCGGCAACGATGCACTTTTGCATGAGAGACAGCTCGACCATGGGCAATGTGTTTTTGACAGCACCGTGGCCCACGTAGTGGTGGATGATCAATACGCCGGCTACATTCTAATCGGAGACCAGCTCAAACCGGATGCCAAGCAGGCCGCGGAACGGCTGCGGGCAGATGGGGTTTCGAAACTTGTGATGTTGACGGGGGACAACGCGTGCGCCGCCGCAAGCGTTGCCAAGGCTCTCAATCTGGATCAATTTCATGCCGAATTGCTACCCGAAGACAAGGTCCGCATTTTCGAACAAATCCTCACGGATACCAAAGGGGACGGAAAGGTTGCCTTTGTTGGAGATGGTATCAACGATGCGCCGGTCTTGGCCCGGGCAGATGTGGGAGTGGCCATGGGTGCCCTCGGTTCGGACGCCGCCATCGAAACCGCCGATGTGGTGCTGATGACCGACGCACCGGCAAAAATGGCCGAAGCGGTCGGGCTCGCCAAGCATACCCGTCGAATTGTCTGGCAAAATATCGCGTTGGCTTTTTCCGTCAAAGGCGTTTTCATTTTTCTAGGGGCTTTTGGGATGGCGACTATGTGGGAAGCCGTCTTCGCCGATATGGGAACCGCCCTTCTTGCATTGCTTAACGCAACGCGGACGCTTCATGAGAACCCAGCCTTGAAAGTAAAATCAGATTAA
- a CDS encoding metallophosphoesterase family protein, producing MRIAVMSDIHGNFEAFGCCMEDIERSGVDRVVNLGDAIGYGPQPEEVLNLLEKRCIPNILGNHELAVLDKKYRGDFSTQALRSLEQTLKYLTSASLRYIGTLPRYLEMEGALMVHGCPPDSPTDYLNHMSFSEIRETFTSNGFDIAFVGHTHHMMLMGYDGKDLQFDPLQQETIQLRSKYRYIVNVGAVGQPRDGDPRAKYVIYDSDWKTLQIRRVDYDVDRVIALIGERGFLRRDAQRLLIGDTPDRCEIYKLASRDR from the coding sequence ATGAGAATAGCGGTGATGTCAGATATTCATGGCAATTTTGAAGCATTTGGCTGCTGCATGGAAGATATTGAGCGGTCAGGTGTTGACCGGGTTGTCAATCTGGGCGACGCCATCGGATATGGTCCACAACCAGAAGAAGTCCTTAACCTTTTGGAAAAGCGGTGCATACCGAATATTCTCGGCAACCACGAACTGGCTGTGCTGGATAAGAAATATCGTGGCGATTTTTCAACCCAAGCGTTACGCTCCCTGGAACAGACCCTGAAATATTTAACATCTGCGTCGTTGCGCTATATTGGAACGCTTCCCCGCTATCTGGAAATGGAAGGGGCGCTCATGGTGCATGGCTGCCCGCCTGATTCACCGACGGATTACTTGAACCACATGAGTTTTTCGGAAATCAGGGAGACATTTACGTCAAATGGTTTCGACATTGCCTTCGTCGGGCACACCCACCACATGATGCTCATGGGTTATGATGGAAAGGATCTTCAGTTCGATCCATTGCAGCAGGAAACCATTCAACTTAGGTCGAAATATCGGTATATCGTCAATGTCGGCGCAGTCGGCCAACCCCGAGATGGCGATCCGCGCGCAAAATATGTAATATACGATAGCGATTGGAAAACTCTGCAAATCAGGCGAGTTGATTACGACGTGGATCGGGTGATCGCTTTGATAGGTGAGCGAGGTTTTCTTCGACGGGACGCCCAAAGGCTTCTTATCGGGGATACGCCCGATAGGTGCGAAATTTATAAATTGGCGTCTCGTGATAGATAA
- a CDS encoding protein kinase, with translation MALKAYEMTTSCKTTLKVGDVLNNKWVILGFLGKGGMGEVYRAHQNNLNRDVAIKVVSREWLESIDEGDEEAETLVQRFRREVQAMAQIRHPNILQVFDHDAITVKKCDQDASVEYIAMEYIPGGSLRDTMSEEGFYPEEALIKTWVRRYFFPLLAGVMALHDSGIVHRDLKPENILMDQDTPKIADFGLARSSRLKPVTQSMDVKGSPHYMSPEHFFDFKRADQRADVYSLGKILFEAVDGKIKSGTTPFKNAKLAKTESPFFQELDRIIQMATAESRDERTESVRDLLGQLERVIQGLELQKKAEKWSRSNSASPFSNAKWIWAGIIAAVLLVTSMTIWHLTGEPGLRTQKGALSTSISQHETKSRPGKDESFAAEHLGKQHFIQGGAFTIPDVAGGDDEQSVQVAPFYMDEFFVTNQQFVGFLNHNLSKISIESGVVKGNGANWFLLGEVRSGYEPIVYRNNEFHTSDPAYASSPVLRVTGYGASAFAQYFGRRLPTQVEMLFAMVKGTDSSTVKEPSRDVSVPPMEGMMRMMGDWQNEMENWPGEKRSNASPEPNPSAKGGAEPMGSDFLLSAASFSPNLLGIKGLNHEIGEWVFTEGQGQPSGGVSKTHRYAVIGGVEGAPKDKNSLPTVVERFPWEGFEEIGFRTVESAAVGDSAK, from the coding sequence ATGGCGTTGAAAGCATATGAGATGACAACTTCATGCAAAACCACGCTCAAGGTCGGGGATGTGCTCAACAATAAATGGGTGATCCTCGGATTTCTCGGCAAGGGCGGAATGGGCGAGGTCTATCGTGCGCACCAGAACAATCTGAATCGCGATGTGGCAATCAAGGTTGTTTCGCGGGAATGGCTCGAATCCATCGACGAGGGCGATGAAGAGGCCGAAACACTGGTCCAGCGGTTCAGGCGGGAAGTCCAGGCCATGGCTCAGATTCGGCACCCCAATATTTTACAGGTTTTCGACCATGACGCCATCACCGTAAAAAAGTGCGATCAGGACGCGTCCGTAGAGTACATCGCCATGGAATACATTCCCGGCGGGTCTCTTAGAGACACCATGTCTGAGGAAGGATTCTACCCGGAAGAGGCTCTTATCAAGACCTGGGTGAGGCGGTATTTTTTTCCCCTGTTGGCGGGTGTGATGGCACTGCACGACAGCGGCATCGTGCACCGCGATCTCAAACCTGAAAATATTCTCATGGACCAGGACACGCCCAAAATCGCCGATTTCGGCCTGGCCCGTTCGAGCAGGCTGAAACCGGTCACCCAGTCCATGGACGTGAAAGGTTCGCCTCACTACATGTCTCCGGAACATTTTTTCGATTTCAAAAGGGCCGATCAGCGCGCCGATGTTTATTCCCTGGGCAAGATACTTTTTGAAGCCGTTGACGGCAAAATCAAGTCTGGAACGACGCCGTTTAAAAACGCAAAACTGGCCAAAACCGAATCACCTTTTTTCCAGGAGCTGGACCGAATCATTCAAATGGCCACGGCCGAGAGCAGAGACGAGCGGACGGAGTCGGTCCGGGACTTGCTCGGACAACTTGAACGCGTCATCCAGGGACTGGAGCTTCAAAAAAAGGCAGAAAAATGGTCCAGATCAAATTCCGCTTCCCCTTTTTCGAACGCCAAATGGATATGGGCAGGGATCATTGCCGCGGTGCTATTGGTCACGTCAATGACCATCTGGCATCTAACGGGCGAACCCGGTTTGCGAACGCAAAAGGGTGCCTTATCGACATCCATTAGCCAACACGAAACCAAATCAAGGCCGGGTAAGGATGAATCCTTCGCGGCTGAACACCTTGGCAAACAGCACTTCATTCAAGGAGGAGCGTTTACGATTCCCGATGTAGCGGGTGGAGATGATGAACAGTCGGTTCAGGTCGCTCCCTTTTATATGGACGAGTTCTTCGTCACGAATCAGCAGTTTGTGGGTTTCTTGAATCATAACCTTTCAAAAATTTCCATAGAAAGCGGCGTAGTAAAAGGCAATGGAGCAAACTGGTTTTTGTTGGGCGAGGTACGTTCGGGGTATGAACCGATCGTTTACCGCAACAACGAATTTCATACAAGCGATCCAGCCTATGCGTCCAGCCCCGTCCTTCGCGTCACCGGTTATGGCGCTTCGGCTTTCGCTCAATATTTTGGCAGACGACTGCCGACACAAGTGGAAATGCTCTTTGCCATGGTCAAGGGGACCGACAGCTCGACGGTGAAAGAACCCTCAAGAGATGTTAGTGTACCACCAATGGAAGGTATGATGCGGATGATGGGAGACTGGCAAAACGAAATGGAGAATTGGCCGGGAGAGAAGCGGAGCAACGCATCCCCTGAGCCAAATCCGAGCGCCAAAGGCGGCGCTGAGCCGATGGGCTCCGATTTTTTACTGTCAGCCGCGTCTTTTTCACCGAACCTGTTGGGCATAAAGGGGCTGAACCATGAAATCGGTGAATGGGTTTTTACAGAGGGACAGGGCCAGCCATCCGGGGGAGTATCGAAAACACATCGCTATGCGGTTATTGGTGGGGTCGAGGGGGCTCCAAAGGATAAAAATTCTTTGCCCACGGTCGTTGAGCGTTTCCCTTGGGAGGGATTCGAGGAAATTGGTTTCAGAACAGTTGAAAGTGCCGCTGTTGGCGATTCGGCGAAATGA